From Chloroflexota bacterium:
GATTGCCCCGGGCCTGCATCCGGTCCAGGACGGTTTCGAAGTGCTCGCGGTCGCGCCGCAGGCCGTGCTCGATGTTGAACAAGTCGCCGGCGCCGTCCGGCAGGCGGCGCAGCAGCACCGGCAACTCGAAGTGCTCAGCGAGCTGCACGTAGTCGTCGAAGAAATTCTGATCGGTGGCGGTCCCCATGTGGGCGTCGATGTGGCTGATCTTTACCCCGGCGTCGAGAAGGTAGGAGACCTGCGCGCGCATCTCGCGCTTGACCTCGGCGGGGTCGGCATGGGCGATGGTCTCGCGCGCGGTCTGGAAAAGGAAGCCGTTTTCGTCACTCAACGTCGCAACGTCGTCCAGCAGCGGCGGCCAGCGGTAGTCGGGGAATTCGGCGTTGAGCGTTATGTGGCATCCGAAATCGAGATCTTCGCGCTCTAGGGCGATCGCGACCATCTCCTCAACGCCGGGGCAGGGGACCATGATCGAGCCGCAGGTGGCCGCCCCCTCCATCGCCTCGATCCCGCCACGGTTGGCGGCGTGCGACATTCCCAGGTCGTCGACGTGGATCATCACCAGCGTCGGGTCGTTTTTGGCCATTGGCGCATCCCCATCTGCCGGTTGCAGCCACCGGTTCCGCTCCCGGATTGCAGAACCCTGGCGGTGCTGCGACTATGCTCAAGATTAAGTTTGGCGGACCCGGCCGCCAGGGCCCGCACCGGCCCAATCGGCAGGACCGGCAACCGCCCGGTCGGTTTACCCAAAGACCGCTCCAAACCAAGCAGGTCAGGATAGCTTCGTGGCTGAGAAATTAGGTGTCGGCATCATCGGAGTGGGCAGCATCGCAACGATGTGCCACATCCCCGGCTACCAGGCCATTGCCGATCGGGTTGAAGTGCGCGCGGTCGCCGACGTAGTCGAGGAACGGGCCCGCGAGGTGGCGGCCGAATTCTCGGTGCCGAGGGCGTTCGCCGACTACCGCCAGCTGCTGGAACTGCCCGAAATCGACCTGGTTTCGGTGTGCGTTCCGCCGTTTGCGCACCGGGACTGCGCGGTGGACGCGCTCGGCGCGGGCAAGCACGTCCTATGCGAGAAACCGATGGCGATGAACAGCGCCGAGGCGGGCGAAATGATCGCCGCCGCCGAAAGCGCCGGCAAAAAACTCTCGGTGCAGTTCCAGACCCGGCAGACCCCGCAGGCCAGGCTGCTCAAGTCCAAGATCGAGCAGGGCGAGTTGGGACGGATCTACTTTGCCCGCGCCCAGTACTTGCGCCGCCGGGGAATCCCTTCCTGGGGGATGTTCCACAGCCGCGCTCACAACGGCGGCGGGGCGCTGATCGACGTCGGAGTGCACATTCTGGACCTGACCATGTGGTTGATGGGTTCGCCGAAGCCGGTGGCCGCGTTCGGATCCACGTTCGACTACCTGGGCCGCCGTGACGACATCTGGAATTCCTTCGGTCCGCACAACCATGCCGAATTCGACGTCGACGACTCGGCGTTCGCCTGCGTCAAATTCGACAACGGCGCGATCG
This genomic window contains:
- a CDS encoding ChbG/HpnK family deacetylase → MAKNDPTLVMIHVDDLGMSHAANRGGIEAMEGAATCGSIMVPCPGVEEMVAIALEREDLDFGCHITLNAEFPDYRWPPLLDDVATLSDENGFLFQTARETIAHADPAEVKREMRAQVSYLLDAGVKISHIDAHMGTATDQNFFDDYVQLAEHFELPVLLRRLPDGAGDLFNIEHGLRRDREHFETVLDRMQARGNPVFERSIPGTPWYNPFVAAEHNRARLEQCRPGLNYLAVHSAYPTQELKDFAPDWMMRDAERYLYAAGGQIEAAIAELGFSTVNYPVLQGMIRAGQI
- a CDS encoding Gfo/Idh/MocA family oxidoreductase, giving the protein MAEKLGVGIIGVGSIATMCHIPGYQAIADRVEVRAVADVVEERAREVAAEFSVPRAFADYRQLLELPEIDLVSVCVPPFAHRDCAVDALGAGKHVLCEKPMAMNSAEAGEMIAAAESAGKKLSVQFQTRQTPQARLLKSKIEQGELGRIYFARAQYLRRRGIPSWGMFHSRAHNGGGALIDVGVHILDLTMWLMGSPKPVAAFGSTFDYLGRRDDIWNSFGPHNHAEFDVDDSAFACVKFDNGAIVNFECSWAANFQARAQQQLTIAGDRGGAQVFPLKLFGDDGDALYDIEPGPFEELDYKAQHRAAIDRFVDAVENDRPVLVEPQQARAVTQVIDAIYESTESGGLARIGP